Genomic window (Caldinitratiruptor microaerophilus):
GATAAGGGGGTTGCGCCATGGGCTGCGGCGGTCACGGCGCACATGGCTGGAACCGGGGCTGGTACAGAGGACGCCACGGACACGGTCAACCGGTTCCATCCCGGGAACCGGACGCGGCAGGTGCCGGGGGCGAAGATCCCCTGATCATCCTGAAACGACGCCTGGCCCGGGGCGAGATCACGCTGGAGGAGTACCAGAAGCTGGAGGCCGTTCTGAAGGGCTGAGGGCAAGGCGCAGGTTCCGACCTGCGCCTTGCCCGCATCATTGACATCGCCTAAGTGGAGGAAGAAGGGAGGAGCAACGCCGTGATCACCGCCAGACCCGATGAACTCGGGGCGATCCAGATGTTACAGCGCATCGCCTATTTTCGCGACCTCGGTCCGGACCGGTTGAAAGCTCTTCACGGGCAGACGGTCCGGCGTCTCTACCGGGCGAAGGAGACCATCTTCCTCGAGGGGGAACCTTCTCCGGGACTCTTCTGGGTGGAAAGGGGACGGGTGATCATCCGGCCTGTCTCGGTTGACATGCTGTAGAGGTTCGACTACGATCTTTCCAAACTTACATAACATCGGAAGTTGTAAGGAGCCTGTTTTACGAGCCCAGTGGTTTGTACGGGCTCCGTCCGGTGAAGCGAGATCCGCTGTTCTTGCCTCCACCCAGCCTGCGCGACCCTTGGGCCGGGTGGCCGAGGCCCACCCGGCCTGGTTCCTGGCCGATGCCATCAAGGTCAGCAGGCGCGGCTGATCTCGATCGGAACAAGCGATCCTGCGGAACTCCTGCCGGCTTGGCCTCCCGCCAGGCCGGCAGGAGTTCCGCCAAGCGATCTTCGCAAGGATCGAGGTGGTCCCCTTGTTCGGCAGGAAGAAAAACGGCGACGACAGAGAGAAGAAGGCCGGGCTGGGCACCATCCTGAAGAGTGTCCTGTACGGGATGGTGTCACACGATGAAGTGAGCGCTGCCCTCCGAACCCGGATGCACTTCGAGCACGTGTTCATGTTCGTCACGCTCGGCGACATGTTGGGGATCCCGATCCTGCCGCCGTACTACAGCCTGCGGGTCCTGCCCTACGCCGTGCCCAACATCGATACCTGGAAACGGCGGGTGTTCCGTGAGCGCGACATCTTCTGACGTATACGGGGAGTAACAGCGGTAACACGGAGGCGGCCTGGTCCAGGCCCCCGGGTATCGAGCGGACCGGCGTTGCTCCGCAACCTTCACACGCCCGCCGGCCCGGGTTTCCGTTGACATCCCGTCGGGGTTCGGCTAGGATCGTCGTAAAGCATATCGGAATGCCATGGTTACACACTGCAACAGCGGGCAACCGGAGGGAAAGCATGGCCCACCGTTACCACTCCATCCTCGACCTCATCGGGAACACACCGGTGGTGCGGCTCAACCGCCTGCCGGACCCGGGGGGCGCCGAGGTGTGGGTGAAGCTCGAGTCGCGCAACCCCGGCGGGAGCGTGAAGGACCGTCCGGCGCTCAACATGATCCTCGCGGCGGAGGCGGCAGGCCTCATCCGCCCCGGTTACAGCACCATCATCGAGCCCACGTCCGGGAACACCGGCATCGGCCTGGCCATGGTGTGCGCGGCCCGTGGCTACCGCTGCATCATCACGATGCCGGACAGCGCGACACAGGAGCGGGTAAAGATCCTGAGGGCCTACGGAGCGGAGGTGCACCTGACGCCGGCCAGGGAGCTGATGCAGGGCGCCATCGACCGGGCCAAGGCGCTGGCGGCCGAGATTCCGGGTGCCTTCATCCCGCAGCAGTTCGAGAACCCGGCGAATCCGGACGCCCACCGTCGCACCACGGCGCTGGAGATCCTGGAGCAGATGGAGGGGCGCCTGGACCTCTTCGTCCTCACGGCCGGCACGGGGGGCACCGTGACCGGCGCCGGCGAGGTGCTCAAGCAGCACCTGCCCGACCTCCGGATCTACGTCGTGGAGCCCGCCTCCTCCCCGGTGCTCGCCGGAGGCAAGCCGGGGCCGCACAAGATCCCGGGCACGGGGCCGGGGTTCATCCCGCCGATCCTGAACCGGAGCATCTTCGACCGGATCTGCCACGTTACGGATGAAGAAGCCCAGACCATGGCCCGCCGCCTGGCGCGTACGGAGGGCATTTTGCTGGGGGCCTCGGGGGCGGCGGCGGTACACGTGGCCCTCCTGGCAGCACGGGAGATGGCCCCCGGCCAGCGGGTGCTGGCCATGGCCCCGGACAGCGGCGAGCGCTACCTGTCGTCCGACCTCTTCGAGTAAGCGACCCGGTTCCCGTCCCAAGGAGGATGGCGACGATGCGACGGCTACGCCGGCGACTCCTACCCGTGTCGCTCGTGCTCGTGCTCGTGATGCTCGTGTTGACCGCCTGCGGCGGTGCCCGGACCTCCGGGGGGGCTTCGGGTCCAGGACCTGCCGGAGGCAGCGCTTCCGCCCAGGGTAGCGGAGCCGGCGCCCCGGTGCCCGGGCCGCGCCGCTCGCTCAAGATCGGCTACCTGAACGTGATGGACGATGCACCGGCCATGCTGGCCAAGGATGCCGGGCTGTACGAGAAGTACGGCCTGGACGTCGAACTGGTCCTGTTCGAAAGCGGCACGGACCTGATCAAGGCCATCGTCGGCGGCCAGCTGCAGGCCGGCGTGCTCGGCTTCACCAACGCCGTCACCTGGGCGGCGAAGGGCGCCGACCTCAAGGTGGTGGGTGGCGCCCAGGTAGGGTACCACTCCCTCGTGGTCCGCAAGGACAGCGGCATCAAGACCGTCCAGGACCTCAAGGGGAAGCGGCTGGCCTCCCAGAAGCAGGGGAGCACGGCCGACATCGTCCTCAACGGCGTCGTGTTCCGGCAGGCCGGGCTGAGCCGTCAAGACGTCCAGATGGTGTACGTGGAGCCCGCGGCAGCGATCCAGTCCCTCGCGGCAGGCCAGGTGGACGCCGCCCTCGTCTTCGAGCCCTACGAGCAGATCGCCAGGGCGACGGGCAACGTGGACGTGATCTACGAGATCGGCAAGGTGTGGCCGTTCCCCTGCATGGTGGTGATCACGTCCGGGAAGCAGCTTGCCACGGACCGTGAGGCGGTCGACCGGCTACTGGACGCTCAGAAGGACGCCATCGCGATGCTCGAGACGCAGCCCGATGAAGCCGCCCGCTACCTCGTCAAGCGCTTCGTGCAGGACGAAGAAGTCCGGGGTCCCAGCGGGAGCGTGAAGGCGGTCGACCTCGTGCGCAAGGCCATCGAGACGCAGACCTTCCGGTGGGAGATCTCGGACCAGGACATCCGGCGGATGGAGGAGATCGTCGACATCATGGTGAGCCAGGGCCTCCTCGAGCGGAAGATCGACGTGAAGACGATCCTCGACCTCTCATGGCAACAGCGGGCCGAGAAGAAGGTCTAGCACGGCCGCGCTCCATGCGAGGGGTATCCAGGATGACCCGACGGCCCTGGCGCGACAAGCTGGCCTACGTGGCGGCGATCGCCACCCTCCTCCTGATCTGGCAGATCGCCGCCCTCTTCTTGCCGAGCTTCCTGCTCCCGTCAATTCCCCAGACGGCGGCGCGGGCCGTGCGGCTCTTGGGCGACCCCACGTTCCTGGGCGGGATCCGGGACAGCTTCCTCCGTCTGGGGATCGGCTACCCGCTCGCCTGCCTGCTCGGAGCGGCGCTCGGGCTGGCGGGCGGGCTTTTCCGGCCCTTGGCGCTCTACCTGCGCGGCCTCATCTCGATCCTGCAGTCGGTGCCGCCCATCACGTGGGTCCCGTTCCTCCTCATCCTGCTCGGCTTCGGCAACGCCCCCGTGATCATCGTAATCACCATCGCCAGCTTCTTCCCGATGGCGCTCGCCGTCTTGAACGGGACCGAGGGGGTCAGCCGCACGCACGTCGAGGTCGCCCGGGTGATGGGCGCCTCCCGCTGGCAACTCCTCACCAAGGTCTACGCCCCGGAGACGCTGCCGGCGGTGATCACCGGGGCGCAGGTGGCGTTCGGCAACGCGTGGCGGTCGCTGATCGCCGGCGAGATGGTGGCGGGCGTGAGCAGCGGTCTGGGTTGGTCGATCAGCTACGCGGGCGAAGTCGCCGACATGGCCGGGGTCCTCGTCGGCATCGTGGTGGTGGGGGCCGCGGCGGCCGCCATCGACTCGCTCGTGCTCGAGCAGCTGAAGCGTCGCCTCCTGCACTGGCGGAACGGAGCCGGGGGAGATGCCGCATGACCGGAGGAATCGCCCTGGAAGGGGTCAGCAAGCGGTTCGGCGACCTGCAGGTCCTCACGGACGTGAACCTGCAGGTCGCCGAGGGGCAGTTCGGCGTGATCGTCGGTCCGTCGGGGTGCGGCAAGAGCACCATCCTGCGGATGCTCGCGGGCCTCGAGCGCCCGGATGCGGGCCGGGTGCTCAAGGACGGGAAGCCGGTCACCGGACCGGGGCCGGACCGCATCCTGATCTTTCAGGAGCATGCGCTCTACCCGTGGCGGACCGTCGCCGGGAACGTGGCCTTCGGGCTGGAGCTGGCCGGCGTCCGCCCGGCCGACCGGGCCGCTCGCGTGGCCGACGTGCTGGCCCGGGTGGGTCTTGGCGGCTTCGAGCGGTACTACCCGCACCAGCTGTCCGGCGGCATGCGGCAACGAGCCGCCATCGCCCGCGCGCTCGTGATGGACCCCGAGGTGCTGCTCCTGGACGAGCCCTACGGGGCCCTGGACGCCATGACCCGGCTGACCATGCAAAACGAGCTGCTCCGGCTCTGGCAAGGCTCGGGCAAGACGATGCTGATGGTCACCCACGACATCGAGGAAGCGATTTACCTGGCCGACCGGCTCTTCGTCATGAGCCCTCGGCCAGGGCGCGTCCTGCGGCAGATCGAGGTGGAGCTGCCGCGGCCGCGCAGCCGGACCGACGCCCGGATGGTGCGCCTGAGGGAAGAAGTCCTGGGGTTGCTCCAGATCGCGGCCTGAGGACGGGCACGCCGGCTGGGGAAGGCCATGTGCGGGCCGGCGCGCCTGGCGCCCGCCCCCGTTTCTCAGTCGAACAGCTCGAAGTCGAACAGCTCGTGCCAGAAGCTCTTGCGCCGGTGCGGGTGGAACTTCTCCGGCCCCCGGTGCCGGTGCTCGGGTGCCGGCGGTTCATCGGGCGGCAGGCGCGATTCCTCCCAGCGGTCGGCGGTTTCGAGGAGCTTGTTGAGTTCTCCGCGATCGAGCCAGACCCCACGGCATTCCGGGCAGACGTCGATGAGCACGCCGCGCCTCGGGACCTCCCGCATGGGCACGTCACAGAGCGGGCAGCGGACATTCCGCACACCGGTCACCCCCGACGCGAACTCCGACTGTCAACGCCCATGATACCGTGCTCACCTTGCTCATCGCCAGCGGCACCAACCCGCCGCCGGCCCCCTCTTGCGGGCACCGGCGGCCTTCTTCCATGCCGAGCGCCCGGCCGGTCCCTTCCCATGACACAGGAGGAGAATCTTCATCGATTCTCCTTCTTTCTTCCACCCATTCTTCACAACCTGCACGTAACCTCACAGGTGGGTCGACCCCGTCCAGACGAGACACCCCTGCAACTAGGGTGCGAATGGGGACCGGAGGTGCAGGCGACGATTCTTCACAGGCGTGGGAACCGCCGTGTGATCACGGCATTGACGCTGGCCGCCGTGCTGGTCGCCGCTCCGCTCGGGTCGACGGCGTGGGCCGGGTCCGCCCGTGAACAGCTCGAACAGATCCGCGAGCGGCAGGCGCAGATCTCCCGTCAGGCGGCTCAACAGCGCGCCCTCCTGGCACGGTTGGAGGCGGAGGCCAGGAGCGCCGCCGAAGCCTATGCCCGGGCGCAGCGGGAAGAGGAAGAGGCCAACCGCCAGCTCGCCGGAGTGACGGCGGCCCTGTCCCAGGCCCAGGCGGCACTGCGGGAGGCCGAGGCGGAACTGGACCGGGTTTCTCGGCAGTTGAAGGCGCGCCAGCAAGTCCTGGGCGATCGGTTACGATCCTTCTACGTGTATGGAGAAGTGCAGTACCTCGAAGTGCTGATGGGCGCCACCAGCTTCGACGATTTCCTCAGCCGGCTGGACTTCCTGCAGCTCCTCGCCGAGCGCGATGCCCAGATCGTGCAGGACGTGCAGACGGCCCAGGCACAGGTCGCTGTCAGACGTCTGGAGGCGGAACAGCGCCGGAATGAACTGCAGGCGCTCGAAGAGCAGCGGCGGAAGCAATACGAGGAAGCCGCCGCCAAAACGGCAGCTGCGGCCCGGTACAGGCAGCAGCTCAGCCAGCGCGAGGCCGCGCTGCGGCAGGCCCTGGATGAGTTCGAGCGCGAAGGGCAGGAGCTTGCCCGAAAGGCCCGGGAACTGGAACAGCAAGTGGGCCGTGAGCTCGGGCGCCTGGTACTGAGCTACCCGGTACAGCAGCCGGCTCGCATCACCGACGGCTTTGGCTGGCGGCTGCACCCGATCCTGAAGACACGCCGGTTCCATGCCGGGGTCGACTTCGCCGTCCGCGTGGGGCAGCCCATCTACGCGGCGGCCGACGGAAAGGTGCTCTTCGCCGGCTGGCAGAACGGCTACGGGAACGTCGTGATCATCGGCCACGGCAAGGTGCAGGGCAAGTCGGTCGCCACCCTGTACTCGCACAACTCGGCCTTGACGGTCCGTGTGGGACAGGAGGTGAAACGGGGCGACGTCGTCGCGCTGGGCGGCAGCACCGGCCTCGCCACGGGCCCGAACGTGCACTTCGAGGTCATTGTTGACGGCAAACAGGTGGACCCCATGGACTGGCTCCCGAAGTAGCGACCCGACTCACCTCTTCCCCGCGGCCTCCGGAAGCAGTGGGCTGAAAAGCGTGTGCCCCAGCACGGTCCCCAGGGACAAGGTCATGGCGAGCATCGCCCAGGCCGGGTGGATCCGCCCCGAGAGCGAAGCCAGGACGCCGATGGCGTTGAAGCCAAGCGCCAGGAGCAGGTTCCGGACCGTCAGCCGGTAGCTGGTCCCGGCGAGCGTGTGCGCCTCGGCCAGGGCGCTCAGCCGCCCGCCCGGCAGGACCAGGTCCGCGGCGTCGATGGCGATGTCTGTGCCGGCTCCGATCGCGATGCCCACGTCTGCCTGCATGAGCGCCGGCGCGTCGTTGATCCCGTCGCCGGCGAAGGCGACCCGCCGGCCTGCTCGCTGGAGAAGGCGCACGAGATCCCGCTTCGCCTGTGGCAACAGCTCCGCGTGCACCTGGGCGATCCCCAGCTCTCGGGCCACCGCGCGGGCGACACGTTCGTGATCGCCCGTGGCGATCACGGGCTCCACGCCCCGGCCTCGTAGCGCGGCGACGGCCTCGGCGGCGCCGGGCTTCACACGGTCAGCGAGCGCCAGTGCGCCCACGAGCCGGCCCCCGGCGGCCACGTAGACAACGGTGCGGCCTTGTTCACGCTGCTGGGTGGCCCAGGGCAGAGCCGCATCCACCCCGGCAACCCGGTGCGCCGCCAGCAGTTTCTCCGTGCCGACCAGCACCTCCTCTCCCGCCACGCGGGCCACTACACCCTGCCCCGGGATCGCGGTGAAGGCTTCAGGGTCGGTGACGCGCACCCCCCGCTCCGCCGCTCCGGTCACGACGGCCCGGGCCAGGGGGTGCTCGGACGGGTGCTCGGCGGACGCGGCGACGGCCAGCACGCCCTCCGGGTCGCCGCCGGCGGCCCAGACGGCCCCGACATGTGGCTTCCCCTCGGTCAGGGTGCCGGTCTTGTCGAGGACAATGACATCGACCCGGTGAAGCAGCTGAAACGCCTCACCGGAGCGCATGAGGATGCCGCGTTCGGCCGCCTCGCCGCTGGCCCGGAGGATGGACAGCGGGGTGGCCATCCCCAGGGCGCAGGGATAACCCATGACCAGCGTGCCCAGAACGGCGAAGCCCGCCCGGACCCAGTCCGGCTCGCCGGCATAGAGCCATGCCCCGACCGTCCACCCCAGGCCCCCGGTGGCAGCCAGACCGAACACGGCCGGTACGTACGCGAGGAGGATGCGGTCCACGAGGCGCAGGATCCCCGGCTTCATCGCCCGCGCCTCCGCCACCTGGCGGGCCACCTGGCGAACGAACGAGTCCTCGCCCACCCGTGTAACCTCGACGACCAGACTGCCGGTCAGGTTCACCGAGCCGCCCACGACCGAATCGCCGGGCCCGAGGTCGACCGGCAGCGGCTCGCCGGTCACCAGCTGCTGGTCGACGGCCGACGTCCCCTGTACCACGACGCCATCGACCGGAATCCGCTCGCCGGGGCGGATACGGACTCGATCGCCCGGGTGCAGGTCACCCACGGCCACCTCCCGCTCCCCGTCCTCACCGAGCCGGATGGCCGTCTCCGGCTGAAGTGCCAGAAGCCGGCGTACCGACTGCGAAGCCCGGACGTGAACGAGCACCGAGGCATACCCGCCGACGGCGTGGAAGGCCAGGATGTACGCCGTCGCGGCAAGGAACGCACCGGCCGGGAAGCCGGGCCACACGAACCCCGCCACGCCTCCCATGAGGCCGGCCAGCGCAGCCGCCGCGGCGAGCACGTCCTGGTTGAGGATCCTGCGTCGCAGCGACTGCCAGGCGTTCCGGAAGACGAACGAAGCAGGGCCGAAACCTGCGCTCAGCGCCAGCGCGGCCTGGATCCCCCACAGCGCGCGGTCCGGCCCGTACGCTGCGCTGACGCCCATCACGGCAGTTGCTGCCGCCACCAAGAGCCCCATGACCACGGCGATGCGGCGGGCCCGCTGGAGCTCCCGCTCCTCCTCGGCGAACACGTCCTCACGGTCCGGCTCCCGCACCGTGTAGCCCAGGTCCAGCAGCGTGGCGGTGACTGCCTGGGGGTGCAGGCGCCCCGGTTCGTAGTGCACGAGGACCTCTTCGTGGGCGAGGCTCACCTGCAC
Coding sequences:
- a CDS encoding SHOCT domain-containing protein is translated as MGCGGHGAHGWNRGWYRGRHGHGQPVPSREPDAAGAGGEDPLIILKRRLARGEITLEEYQKLEAVLKG
- a CDS encoding cyclic nucleotide-binding domain-containing protein, yielding MITARPDELGAIQMLQRIAYFRDLGPDRLKALHGQTVRRLYRAKETIFLEGEPSPGLFWVERGRVIIRPVSVDML
- the cysK gene encoding cysteine synthase A, whose protein sequence is MAHRYHSILDLIGNTPVVRLNRLPDPGGAEVWVKLESRNPGGSVKDRPALNMILAAEAAGLIRPGYSTIIEPTSGNTGIGLAMVCAARGYRCIITMPDSATQERVKILRAYGAEVHLTPARELMQGAIDRAKALAAEIPGAFIPQQFENPANPDAHRRTTALEILEQMEGRLDLFVLTAGTGGTVTGAGEVLKQHLPDLRIYVVEPASSPVLAGGKPGPHKIPGTGPGFIPPILNRSIFDRICHVTDEEAQTMARRLARTEGILLGASGAAAVHVALLAAREMAPGQRVLAMAPDSGERYLSSDLFE
- a CDS encoding ABC transporter substrate-binding protein — translated: MRRLRRRLLPVSLVLVLVMLVLTACGGARTSGGASGPGPAGGSASAQGSGAGAPVPGPRRSLKIGYLNVMDDAPAMLAKDAGLYEKYGLDVELVLFESGTDLIKAIVGGQLQAGVLGFTNAVTWAAKGADLKVVGGAQVGYHSLVVRKDSGIKTVQDLKGKRLASQKQGSTADIVLNGVVFRQAGLSRQDVQMVYVEPAAAIQSLAAGQVDAALVFEPYEQIARATGNVDVIYEIGKVWPFPCMVVITSGKQLATDREAVDRLLDAQKDAIAMLETQPDEAARYLVKRFVQDEEVRGPSGSVKAVDLVRKAIETQTFRWEISDQDIRRMEEIVDIMVSQGLLERKIDVKTILDLSWQQRAEKKV
- a CDS encoding ABC transporter permease is translated as MTRRPWRDKLAYVAAIATLLLIWQIAALFLPSFLLPSIPQTAARAVRLLGDPTFLGGIRDSFLRLGIGYPLACLLGAALGLAGGLFRPLALYLRGLISILQSVPPITWVPFLLILLGFGNAPVIIVITIASFFPMALAVLNGTEGVSRTHVEVARVMGASRWQLLTKVYAPETLPAVITGAQVAFGNAWRSLIAGEMVAGVSSGLGWSISYAGEVADMAGVLVGIVVVGAAAAAIDSLVLEQLKRRLLHWRNGAGGDAA
- a CDS encoding ABC transporter ATP-binding protein; protein product: MTGGIALEGVSKRFGDLQVLTDVNLQVAEGQFGVIVGPSGCGKSTILRMLAGLERPDAGRVLKDGKPVTGPGPDRILIFQEHALYPWRTVAGNVAFGLELAGVRPADRAARVADVLARVGLGGFERYYPHQLSGGMRQRAAIARALVMDPEVLLLDEPYGALDAMTRLTMQNELLRLWQGSGKTMLMVTHDIEEAIYLADRLFVMSPRPGRVLRQIEVELPRPRSRTDARMVRLREEVLGLLQIAA
- a CDS encoding TFIIB-type zinc ribbon-containing protein, yielding MTGVRNVRCPLCDVPMREVPRRGVLIDVCPECRGVWLDRGELNKLLETADRWEESRLPPDEPPAPEHRHRGPEKFHPHRRKSFWHELFDFELFD
- a CDS encoding peptidoglycan DD-metalloendopeptidase family protein, whose amino-acid sequence is MITALTLAAVLVAAPLGSTAWAGSAREQLEQIRERQAQISRQAAQQRALLARLEAEARSAAEAYARAQREEEEANRQLAGVTAALSQAQAALREAEAELDRVSRQLKARQQVLGDRLRSFYVYGEVQYLEVLMGATSFDDFLSRLDFLQLLAERDAQIVQDVQTAQAQVAVRRLEAEQRRNELQALEEQRRKQYEEAAAKTAAAARYRQQLSQREAALRQALDEFEREGQELARKARELEQQVGRELGRLVLSYPVQQPARITDGFGWRLHPILKTRRFHAGVDFAVRVGQPIYAAADGKVLFAGWQNGYGNVVIIGHGKVQGKSVATLYSHNSALTVRVGQEVKRGDVVALGGSTGLATGPNVHFEVIVDGKQVDPMDWLPK
- a CDS encoding heavy metal translocating P-type ATPase, giving the protein MSTLHLRVGGMHCSLCTESIRRALRRLNGVMDVQVSLAHEEVLVHYEPGRLHPQAVTATLLDLGYTVREPDREDVFAEEERELQRARRIAVVMGLLVAAATAVMGVSAAYGPDRALWGIQAALALSAGFGPASFVFRNAWQSLRRRILNQDVLAAAAALAGLMGGVAGFVWPGFPAGAFLAATAYILAFHAVGGYASVLVHVRASQSVRRLLALQPETAIRLGEDGEREVAVGDLHPGDRVRIRPGERIPVDGVVVQGTSAVDQQLVTGEPLPVDLGPGDSVVGGSVNLTGSLVVEVTRVGEDSFVRQVARQVAEARAMKPGILRLVDRILLAYVPAVFGLAATGGLGWTVGAWLYAGEPDWVRAGFAVLGTLVMGYPCALGMATPLSILRASGEAAERGILMRSGEAFQLLHRVDVIVLDKTGTLTEGKPHVGAVWAAGGDPEGVLAVAASAEHPSEHPLARAVVTGAAERGVRVTDPEAFTAIPGQGVVARVAGEEVLVGTEKLLAAHRVAGVDAALPWATQQREQGRTVVYVAAGGRLVGALALADRVKPGAAEAVAALRGRGVEPVIATGDHERVARAVARELGIAQVHAELLPQAKRDLVRLLQRAGRRVAFAGDGINDAPALMQADVGIAIGAGTDIAIDAADLVLPGGRLSALAEAHTLAGTSYRLTVRNLLLALGFNAIGVLASLSGRIHPAWAMLAMTLSLGTVLGHTLFSPLLPEAAGKR